In one window of Tellurirhabdus rosea DNA:
- a CDS encoding DUF7133 domain-containing protein, producing the protein MLRVSFSLLTSFLLLSWHWTDPNRSAPAPTRTVLTRLDSMRNAAQRNAAQWPSELTITPFVGADLTPSPACLAVAPGGEVYVGVDKMGSLGKKPGQGSIVRLVDTNNDGKVDQHTTFALADNPRGILPVGDQVFVLHTVFSKETGVASGMDLVVFEDKNGDGVADGPSKPLIQHISSPKFLQSRGTDHATNGIRMGIDGWIYIAVGDFGFHGATDRSGKQMTMLGGGIVRVRPDGTEMEVYTHGLRNIYDVAIDPYMNIFARGNTNDGGGWNIRFSNQIQTGEYGYPVLFKHFTDEIIPALVDLGGGSGTGALFIDDATWPEKYNRVPLMADWGRSQLYVHRLTPDGPSFTQKEEEFIKLAQITDVDIDASGRMYLSAWDGAGYSGNPSKGFVVRAVPKTWSYKPFADVRKASEKNLASLLKSGSAVARLAAQQELLTRPAKKAADVAWDVASDKNLPLSSRVAGLFTYAQITKAEGIENLVKLTADATLREFALRALADRKKTTEKVPIEPFLNGLKDPSVRVQMASIIGLGRLGRPEAAEALLQTTVPASFVAPAVGTEGPHATPNPSIIPAHLAVRALTALNAVDACVRAIDGPNATLALWALRYMHDPKAASGLVAAYQRSTAPAQQKQILTTLARLYQKEADYDGSWWWGTRPDTHGPYYKAIEWEASPLIKTTLLEAWKKSADKQFFADLNSRHRLGIAEFGGEEKAVAEEAVKVDLAKIKDKKGQVGDSSIEDVMLALAKIKGDAGLGRKLFVQQGCVACHSLSRSEPMKGPFMGQIGSIMNREQIAESILKPNASISQGFATVLVSAKGNKSYTGFVTEESADKLVLRDITGQVYRLRAADVLSRKEMETSMMPAGLANALSFEEFASLVTFLSEQKK; encoded by the coding sequence ATGTTGCGAGTTTCCTTTTCCCTGCTGACCTCCTTTTTGCTCCTGTCCTGGCACTGGACGGACCCCAACCGGTCGGCACCGGCGCCGACCCGGACCGTCCTGACCCGCCTGGATTCGATGCGGAACGCCGCCCAGCGGAATGCCGCCCAGTGGCCTTCCGAACTGACCATTACCCCGTTCGTCGGGGCGGACCTGACCCCGAGCCCCGCCTGTCTGGCCGTCGCGCCGGGCGGTGAGGTGTACGTCGGAGTCGATAAGATGGGTTCGCTGGGCAAAAAACCGGGTCAGGGCAGCATCGTCCGGCTGGTCGATACCAACAACGACGGCAAAGTGGACCAGCATACGACGTTTGCGCTCGCCGACAACCCGCGCGGAATCCTGCCCGTGGGCGATCAGGTGTTTGTGCTGCACACCGTTTTTTCGAAAGAAACCGGCGTGGCGTCGGGCATGGACCTCGTTGTGTTCGAAGATAAAAATGGCGACGGAGTAGCTGATGGCCCGTCGAAGCCGCTGATTCAGCACATCAGTTCGCCCAAATTCCTGCAAAGCCGCGGCACCGACCACGCCACCAACGGCATCCGGATGGGCATCGACGGCTGGATCTACATCGCCGTCGGCGATTTTGGCTTTCACGGCGCGACCGACCGTTCCGGCAAACAAATGACCATGCTCGGCGGCGGCATTGTGCGCGTCCGGCCCGACGGCACCGAAATGGAGGTCTACACCCACGGCCTGCGCAACATCTACGACGTGGCCATCGACCCGTACATGAACATTTTCGCGCGCGGCAACACCAACGACGGCGGCGGCTGGAACATCCGTTTCAGTAACCAGATTCAGACCGGCGAATACGGGTATCCGGTGCTGTTCAAGCATTTTACGGACGAAATCATCCCGGCGCTGGTCGATCTGGGCGGCGGTTCGGGAACGGGCGCCCTCTTCATCGACGATGCGACTTGGCCGGAAAAATACAACCGGGTGCCGCTGATGGCCGACTGGGGACGCAGCCAGCTGTATGTCCACCGCCTGACGCCCGACGGCCCCAGCTTTACGCAGAAAGAAGAAGAATTTATCAAACTGGCCCAGATCACGGACGTGGACATCGACGCTTCGGGCCGGATGTACCTGTCGGCCTGGGACGGGGCGGGGTATTCGGGCAATCCGTCCAAAGGCTTCGTGGTGCGGGCGGTGCCCAAAACCTGGAGCTACAAGCCGTTTGCCGACGTCAGAAAAGCGTCGGAAAAAAACCTGGCTTCGCTCCTGAAATCAGGCAGTGCTGTCGCCCGGCTCGCGGCCCAGCAGGAGCTGCTCACCCGACCGGCGAAGAAAGCGGCCGACGTGGCCTGGGACGTAGCCAGCGACAAAAACCTGCCGTTGTCCAGCCGCGTAGCCGGTCTGTTCACCTATGCGCAGATTACCAAGGCGGAAGGCATTGAAAACCTGGTGAAACTGACCGCCGACGCCACCCTGCGGGAGTTTGCCCTGCGGGCGCTGGCCGACCGGAAAAAAACGACCGAAAAAGTGCCCATCGAGCCGTTCCTGAACGGACTGAAAGATCCTTCGGTGCGGGTGCAGATGGCGTCGATCATCGGACTGGGCCGTCTGGGCCGTCCGGAAGCAGCGGAGGCGCTGTTGCAGACGACCGTTCCGGCATCCTTCGTGGCTCCGGCGGTCGGCACGGAAGGGCCGCACGCTACGCCCAACCCGTCCATCATTCCGGCCCACCTCGCCGTCCGGGCGCTGACGGCGCTCAACGCCGTGGATGCCTGCGTCCGGGCAATCGACGGACCCAACGCCACGCTGGCCCTCTGGGCGCTGCGGTACATGCACGACCCCAAAGCCGCCAGCGGACTGGTCGCGGCTTACCAGCGCTCGACGGCCCCGGCGCAGCAGAAGCAGATTCTGACGACCCTGGCCCGCCTGTACCAGAAAGAAGCGGATTACGACGGCTCGTGGTGGTGGGGAACTCGTCCCGACACGCACGGCCCGTACTACAAAGCCATCGAATGGGAAGCTTCGCCCCTCATCAAAACGACCCTGCTGGAGGCCTGGAAGAAGTCGGCCGACAAACAGTTCTTCGCCGATCTGAACAGCCGCCACCGCCTGGGTATTGCCGAATTCGGAGGAGAAGAAAAAGCCGTTGCCGAAGAGGCCGTAAAGGTTGATCTGGCGAAAATCAAAGACAAAAAAGGGCAGGTCGGCGACTCGTCCATTGAGGACGTGATGCTGGCCCTCGCCAAAATCAAGGGCGATGCCGGGCTGGGCCGGAAGCTTTTTGTGCAGCAGGGCTGCGTGGCCTGCCACAGCCTGAGCCGGAGCGAGCCGATGAAAGGGCCTTTCATGGGCCAGATCGGCTCCATCATGAACCGCGAACAGATTGCGGAATCCATCCTCAAACCGAACGCGTCCATCTCGCAGGGCTTTGCCACGGTGCTCGTTTCCGCCAAAGGAAACAAGAGCTACACGGGCTTCGTGACCGAAGAGTCGGCCGACAAACTGGTGCTACGGGACATCACCGGGCAGGTTTACCGCCTGCGGGCCGCCGACGTGCTGAGCCGGAAAGAGATGGAAACATCCATGATGCCCGCCGGTCTGGCCAACGCTCTTTCGTTTGAGGAATTCGCCTCGCTGGTGACGTTTCTTTCGGAGCAGAAAAAATAA
- a CDS encoding GerW family sporulation protein encodes MQTSVNEVLGQVTDFLRSESKTETVIGKAFQLGEFSCVPVIRLGMGFGFGGGEGEDKKAGHGEGSGAGAGFGIEPIGFLVTKGDQINFVSTKQSRGLSEALEKVPDVLEKFMKRNGNAEPAAV; translated from the coding sequence ATGCAAACCTCAGTCAACGAAGTATTGGGTCAGGTGACCGACTTCCTCCGCAGCGAATCCAAAACAGAAACCGTCATCGGCAAAGCATTCCAACTGGGCGAGTTTTCCTGCGTCCCGGTCATTCGGCTCGGCATGGGCTTCGGCTTTGGCGGCGGCGAAGGAGAAGATAAAAAGGCGGGCCACGGCGAAGGCAGCGGGGCCGGAGCGGGCTTCGGCATCGAACCGATTGGTTTTCTGGTGACCAAAGGCGATCAGATCAATTTCGTCAGCACGAAGCAGTCGCGCGGGCTGAGCGAGGCGCTGGAAAAAGTGCCGGACGTGCTGGAGAAATTCATGAAGCGGAACGGTAATGCTGAACCGGCCGCGGTATAA
- the clpB gene encoding ATP-dependent chaperone ClpB: MNFNNYTIKAQEVIQQAAQIAQGNLQQTVETGHVLKAILDEDPNTVGYLAKKVGVDTRRLTLALDAIVNGYPKVSGAGANGQNIYLGNDLNAALQRAQTQLKDFGDEYVSVELMLLGLVGGKDAIATLLRDVGFNEKTFKEAIKELRGKNNPVKDQNAEAKYRSLERYSINLNERAQTGKIDPVIGRDEEIRRVLQILSRRTKNNPILLGEPGVGKTAIVEGLAQRIVQGDVPENLKSKTIVSLDMGLLVAGAKYKGEFEERLKAVIKEVTDSEGEIILFIDEIHTLIGAGGNGEGAMDAANLLKPALARGELHAIGATTLKEYQKYIEKDKALERRFQAVMVDEPDVPDAISILRGIKEKYELHHGVRIKDDAVIAAVELSNRYISDRFLPDKAIDLMDEAAAKMRLEIDSVPEELDELNRRIMQLEIEREAIRREADRDKESVLNKQIADLNEERNSLKARWETEKESVNEIRTLKEQLDQLRFEAEGAERSGDYGKVAEIRYGRIPEAQKKLDELTAKDGDGSNLLQEEVTADDIAEVVAKWTGIPVSRMLQSERDKLLHLEDELAKRVAGQEEAIQVVADAVRRSRAGMQDPKRPIGSFIFLGTTGVGKTELAKALAEYLFNDDNALVRIDMSEYQERHAVSRLIGAPPGYVGYDEGGQLTEAVRRKPYSVILLDEIEKAHPDVFNILLQVLDDGRLTDNKGRVANFKNTIIIMTSNIGSHIIRERLADLNDRNAARLIEETKDEVFELLKQTVRPEFLNRIDEMVMFQPLTRREIRKIMEIQFRLIQERLAEQGITLEADGEVLDFIGQEGFDPQFGARPLKRVLQRRILNALSKEIIAGRIQKNAVVGMMLHEDENGQRDIIFFNLDKVPVLE; encoded by the coding sequence ATGAACTTTAATAACTATACCATCAAGGCCCAGGAAGTGATCCAGCAGGCGGCGCAGATCGCGCAGGGCAACCTGCAGCAGACCGTCGAGACGGGTCATGTGCTGAAGGCTATTCTGGACGAAGATCCAAACACGGTCGGCTACCTGGCCAAAAAGGTAGGCGTAGACACCCGCCGCCTGACGCTGGCCCTCGACGCCATCGTGAACGGGTACCCGAAAGTGTCCGGTGCGGGCGCAAACGGGCAGAACATCTACCTCGGCAACGACCTGAACGCGGCCCTGCAACGGGCGCAGACGCAGCTGAAGGACTTCGGCGACGAGTACGTCAGCGTCGAACTGATGCTGCTCGGACTCGTCGGCGGCAAAGACGCCATCGCCACATTGCTCCGCGATGTAGGTTTTAACGAGAAGACATTCAAGGAAGCCATTAAAGAATTAAGAGGAAAAAATAACCCTGTGAAAGACCAGAACGCTGAAGCGAAATACCGTTCGCTGGAGCGGTACAGCATCAACCTGAACGAACGCGCCCAGACCGGTAAGATTGACCCGGTGATTGGCCGCGATGAAGAAATTCGGCGCGTACTACAGATTCTGAGCCGCCGCACAAAGAACAACCCGATTTTGCTCGGCGAGCCGGGGGTCGGCAAAACGGCCATCGTGGAGGGTCTGGCCCAGCGCATCGTGCAGGGCGACGTGCCCGAAAACCTCAAATCGAAGACCATCGTGTCGCTCGATATGGGACTGCTGGTGGCCGGGGCCAAGTACAAAGGCGAGTTTGAAGAGCGTCTGAAGGCCGTCATCAAGGAAGTAACCGATTCGGAAGGCGAGATTATTCTTTTCATCGACGAGATTCACACGCTCATCGGCGCGGGCGGCAATGGCGAAGGCGCAATGGACGCGGCCAACCTGCTGAAACCGGCCCTGGCCCGCGGCGAACTGCACGCCATCGGGGCCACGACGCTGAAGGAATACCAGAAGTACATCGAGAAGGACAAAGCCCTCGAACGCCGTTTCCAGGCCGTGATGGTTGACGAACCGGATGTGCCCGACGCCATCTCGATTCTGCGCGGAATCAAGGAAAAGTACGAACTACACCACGGCGTCCGTATCAAGGACGACGCGGTGATTGCGGCGGTCGAACTCTCGAACCGCTACATATCCGACCGTTTTCTGCCCGACAAGGCCATCGACCTCATGGACGAAGCCGCCGCCAAGATGCGTCTGGAAATCGACTCGGTGCCGGAAGAACTGGACGAACTCAACCGCCGCATCATGCAGTTGGAAATTGAGCGCGAAGCCATCCGCCGCGAAGCCGACCGCGATAAAGAATCAGTGCTCAACAAGCAGATTGCCGACCTGAACGAGGAACGCAACAGCCTGAAAGCCCGCTGGGAAACCGAAAAAGAATCGGTGAACGAAATCCGGACGCTGAAAGAGCAGCTCGACCAGCTTCGTTTCGAGGCCGAAGGAGCCGAACGCTCCGGCGATTATGGAAAAGTAGCCGAAATCCGCTACGGCCGCATTCCCGAAGCCCAGAAGAAACTCGACGAACTGACCGCCAAGGACGGCGACGGCTCCAACCTGTTGCAGGAAGAAGTGACCGCCGACGACATTGCCGAGGTGGTGGCCAAGTGGACGGGTATTCCGGTGAGCCGGATGCTGCAGTCCGAACGGGATAAGCTGCTGCACCTCGAAGACGAACTGGCGAAGCGCGTCGCCGGGCAGGAGGAAGCCATTCAGGTGGTGGCCGATGCCGTCCGCCGCAGCCGCGCCGGGATGCAGGACCCCAAACGGCCGATTGGTTCGTTTATCTTCCTCGGCACCACGGGCGTGGGTAAGACGGAACTGGCGAAGGCTCTGGCCGAGTACCTGTTCAACGACGATAACGCGCTGGTCCGGATCGACATGTCGGAGTACCAGGAGCGCCATGCCGTGAGCCGCCTCATCGGCGCGCCTCCGGGCTACGTGGGCTACGACGAAGGCGGCCAGCTGACCGAGGCCGTGCGTCGCAAGCCGTACAGCGTGATTCTGCTGGACGAAATCGAAAAGGCGCACCCCGACGTGTTCAACATCCTGTTGCAGGTGCTGGACGACGGCCGACTGACGGACAACAAAGGCCGGGTGGCGAACTTCAAAAACACTATTATCATCATGACCTCGAACATCGGGTCGCACATTATCCGCGAACGGCTGGCCGACCTCAACGACCGCAACGCCGCCCGGCTGATTGAGGAAACCAAAGACGAGGTGTTCGAACTGCTGAAGCAGACCGTGCGCCCCGAATTCCTGAACCGGATTGACGAGATGGTGATGTTCCAGCCGCTGACCCGTCGCGAGATTCGCAAGATCATGGAAATCCAGTTCCGGCTGATTCAGGAGCGGCTGGCCGAGCAGGGTATCACGCTCGAAGCCGACGGCGAGGTGCTGGACTTCATCGGGCAGGAAGGCTTCGACCCGCAGTTTGGTGCCCGTCCGCTGAAACGCGTGTTACAGCGCCGCATCCTGAACGCGCTGTCGAAGGAGATCATCGCCGGACGGATTCAGAAAAACGCCGTTGTGGGCATGATGCTGCACGAAGACGAGAACGGACAACGCGACATCATCTTCTTCAACCTGGACAAGGTGCCGGTATTGGAGTAA
- a CDS encoding SusC/RagA family TonB-linked outer membrane protein, which yields MTYLYSPSGRLLRTVRRNVTFGLLMATLPSAAVWAAHPSPDFGKKQREIRQTPNADITVSGRVTDAATGEALAGCSVLLKGTQRGATTDAKGDYRIVVPDQNAVLVFGFIGFDAQEVPVNGRATLNVSLKPSTSELSQVVVIGYGTASKKDATGALTSLKSTDFNRGIINSPEQLLQGKVAGVNVTSASGEPGGRQSITVRGPGGVRTGSTPLFVLDGIPLDNSSTGGATNPLTFLNPQDIEAIDVLKDASATAIYGARGANGVILITTKKGKAGVSNLTLSTNLGLSRMARPLELFSADEYRRQVAAAGGVVDDLKADTDWQREISRQAVTQDYNLAFSGGAERLTYYGSLAVQNQEGILKNSKLNRYTGRFNASQRFLDDRLTVDMNLTASQTINERPPIESVLGGAISANPTYAAYDAKGEPVRYQAGTNPLISLQLQKDLTTTNRIVANLSPSFKITKDLVYKLNLGADYANSTRDLQSLASAVPQQDGRLESIYSNNRNVLIENYFTYTKGWNDHDLTALLGHSYQQFQIQGRNWSINKFPLSPIEPINNPGLGQDLTLANNRPGGFALQNEIQSFFSRVNYQYKNRYLLTATVRADGSSKFGANNKYGVFPSFSAGWRLSEEAFLQSGPFSDLKIRAGWGQTGNQEIPSKITQALFTSNVAAATSYPLDASTNFPAGTTYTRLANPDIQWEVSTQTDIGLDFGLFKGALTGSVDYFRKVSGKILLEVIPADPIQPASTYWTNVPDMTITNQGLELELAYRHVSSSGFRFDLGGNVTFIKNVVENSPYTVITSGSATGPGLTSATVNGYVNGQPIGTFFLREFIGIDEKGLSKYRDTDGDGVVSDKDRIAAGSALPTRQYNLNGSVAYKGFDLTANFNGVSGNKVYDNTANAYFYKARLVKGLNGTTEALGEPNESINNAAPVSTRFLKDGSFFRLNNLTLGYNLSPKLIGMNRWISGIRLAATGQNLFVLTKYDGYDPEVNIDRTVNGISSYGIDYLSYPKARSFVFSLNLTF from the coding sequence ATGACGTACCTCTATTCTCCCTCAGGTCGTCTCCTCCGAACGGTCCGGAGGAACGTAACCTTTGGCCTGCTGATGGCGACCCTGCCGTCGGCTGCCGTATGGGCTGCTCATCCGTCCCCGGATTTCGGGAAAAAGCAACGGGAAATTCGCCAGACGCCCAATGCCGACATCACCGTTAGCGGCCGGGTGACCGACGCCGCCACGGGCGAGGCGCTGGCCGGTTGTTCGGTGCTGCTGAAAGGCACCCAGCGGGGCGCCACCACCGACGCGAAAGGCGATTACCGGATTGTCGTGCCCGACCAGAACGCTGTCCTCGTGTTTGGCTTCATTGGTTTCGATGCGCAGGAAGTGCCGGTCAACGGGCGCGCCACCCTCAACGTATCGCTCAAACCGTCCACTTCCGAACTGTCGCAGGTGGTGGTGATCGGCTACGGGACGGCTTCCAAAAAGGACGCGACCGGCGCGCTGACCTCGCTTAAAAGCACGGATTTCAACCGGGGTATCATCAACTCACCCGAACAACTGCTGCAGGGCAAGGTGGCGGGCGTCAACGTCACCTCGGCCAGCGGCGAACCGGGTGGCCGGCAGAGCATCACCGTCCGGGGACCGGGCGGCGTCCGGACGGGCAGTACGCCCCTGTTTGTGCTGGACGGCATTCCGCTCGACAATTCCAGCACGGGCGGCGCGACCAACCCGCTCACGTTCCTCAATCCGCAGGATATTGAAGCCATCGACGTGCTGAAAGATGCCTCGGCCACGGCCATCTACGGGGCCCGCGGTGCCAACGGGGTCATTCTGATCACGACCAAAAAAGGCAAAGCAGGCGTGTCCAACCTGACGCTTTCGACCAATCTCGGGCTTTCCCGAATGGCCCGTCCGCTGGAACTGTTCAGCGCCGACGAGTACCGCCGCCAGGTGGCCGCGGCCGGCGGCGTGGTCGATGACCTGAAAGCTGACACCGACTGGCAGCGCGAAATCAGCCGCCAGGCCGTGACGCAGGACTATAACCTGGCTTTCAGCGGCGGGGCCGAACGGCTGACGTACTATGGCTCGCTGGCCGTGCAGAATCAGGAAGGTATTCTGAAAAACAGCAAACTGAACCGCTACACGGGCCGTTTCAACGCTTCCCAGCGGTTTCTGGACGACCGGCTGACGGTGGACATGAACCTGACCGCCTCGCAGACGATCAACGAACGGCCGCCCATCGAAAGCGTCCTCGGCGGGGCCATTTCGGCCAACCCGACCTACGCGGCCTACGACGCCAAGGGCGAGCCGGTGCGGTATCAAGCCGGTACCAACCCGCTCATTTCGCTGCAACTGCAGAAAGACCTCACGACGACCAACCGGATCGTGGCTAACCTGTCGCCTTCGTTCAAAATCACGAAAGACCTCGTCTACAAGCTCAATCTGGGGGCCGATTATGCCAACTCGACGCGCGACCTGCAGTCGCTGGCCAGTGCCGTGCCGCAGCAGGACGGACGCCTCGAAAGCATCTATTCCAACAACCGGAACGTGCTGATCGAGAACTATTTCACCTATACCAAAGGCTGGAACGACCACGACCTGACCGCCTTGCTCGGGCATTCGTACCAGCAGTTTCAGATTCAGGGCCGCAACTGGAGCATCAACAAATTTCCGCTGTCGCCGATTGAGCCCATCAACAACCCCGGCCTGGGGCAGGACCTGACGCTGGCCAACAACCGGCCGGGCGGCTTTGCCCTCCAGAACGAGATTCAGTCGTTCTTTTCGCGGGTCAATTATCAGTACAAAAACCGCTACCTGCTGACGGCTACGGTGCGGGCCGACGGGTCGAGCAAGTTCGGGGCGAACAATAAGTACGGCGTTTTCCCTTCGTTTTCGGCGGGCTGGCGGCTGTCGGAGGAGGCTTTCCTGCAATCCGGGCCGTTCTCCGACCTGAAGATCCGCGCGGGCTGGGGCCAGACCGGCAACCAGGAAATTCCGTCGAAAATTACCCAGGCGCTGTTTACCTCGAACGTGGCGGCCGCGACCAGCTACCCGCTCGACGCCTCGACCAACTTCCCGGCCGGGACCACCTACACCCGCCTGGCCAATCCCGACATCCAGTGGGAGGTCTCGACCCAGACCGACATCGGGCTTGATTTCGGTTTGTTCAAAGGGGCGCTGACGGGCTCGGTGGATTATTTCCGGAAAGTGTCGGGCAAGATTCTGCTGGAAGTCATCCCGGCGGACCCGATTCAGCCGGCGTCGACTTACTGGACCAACGTGCCGGACATGACCATCACCAACCAGGGGCTTGAACTCGAACTGGCTTACCGGCACGTGAGCAGCAGCGGCTTCCGGTTCGATCTGGGCGGCAACGTGACGTTCATCAAAAACGTGGTGGAAAACTCGCCCTACACGGTCATTACGTCCGGTTCGGCCACCGGCCCCGGACTGACTTCGGCCACCGTCAACGGCTACGTGAACGGGCAGCCCATCGGCACGTTCTTCCTGCGCGAATTTATCGGCATCGACGAAAAAGGGCTCAGCAAATACCGCGACACGGACGGCGACGGTGTGGTTTCGGACAAAGACCGGATTGCGGCCGGCAGTGCCCTGCCCACCCGGCAGTACAACCTCAACGGCAGCGTGGCCTACAAAGGCTTCGACCTGACGGCCAACTTCAACGGTGTTTCGGGCAACAAGGTGTACGACAACACGGCCAACGCTTACTTCTACAAGGCCCGTCTGGTGAAAGGCCTCAACGGAACGACCGAAGCGCTGGGCGAGCCCAACGAGTCGATCAACAACGCCGCGCCGGTATCGACCCGCTTCCTCAAGGACGGTTCGTTCTTCCGGCTCAACAACCTGACGCTCGGCTACAACCTGAGTCCGAAGCTGATCGGCATGAATCGCTGGATCTCGGGCATCCGGCTGGCGGCCACGGGCCAGAACCTGTTTGTTCTCACTAAATACGACGGCTACGACCCGGAAGTGAACATCGACCGGACTGTCAACGGCATTTCGTCGTACGGAATTGACTACCTGAGCTACCCGAAGGCGCGTTCGTTCGTCTTCAGCCTGAATCTGACTTTTTAA
- a CDS encoding RagB/SusD family nutrient uptake outer membrane protein has protein sequence MKKNILLTLTLLGLVSLNGCTDLSEKVLDEASATGLTDKQAADGNIAPVYARLPDIFLHTNYFAIQEISTDEAILPYRGGTDWGDNGIYMALHQHTHTSTDPNLRNTWVLLTQGISRAVTAINTLPGINDPNVKTYVAEAWGMRAYYNLLLLDLFGLVFVKDDPQGTSSILRGEQALEHIKSELLAVEPDLQTNVGPGRLTKAAVWGLLARLHLNAAVYRDRYAERFTFRPEDMDKVVEYCDKIISGGQHQLSRDYFAIFNSDNNSNKELIFAVDQRAELNGHNRLAYFSLSGDQFPLPAFPNANGTDGPAITPDYYRTWVNAYAPQDPSVDPRFHKQNLVIPADSCVSADAFNMNRGILRGQQYGLIRVNGAFVRCGSNYRVGRLFNVTRNRPTLPVTFTERVDFTVSGSDYNTGYRVLKYEFSKKSVSGRNLGDADISILRLADIYLMRAEAKLRKSNDAAGALADVNTVRAARTASTPPPALTSMTLDLLFRERGFELYWEMVRRTDMIRFGKYEESWTEKSDANRQKRVFPIPQTAIDGASNLPGYLVQNPGY, from the coding sequence ATGAAAAAGAACATACTGCTTACCCTGACGCTGCTCGGACTGGTGAGCCTCAACGGTTGTACGGACCTCAGCGAAAAAGTCCTCGACGAAGCTTCGGCCACGGGCCTGACCGACAAGCAGGCCGCCGACGGCAATATCGCCCCGGTCTACGCCCGACTGCCGGATATCTTCCTGCACACCAACTACTTTGCTATTCAGGAGATTTCGACCGACGAGGCGATTCTGCCGTATCGAGGTGGCACCGACTGGGGCGATAACGGCATCTACATGGCCCTGCACCAGCATACCCACACCAGCACGGACCCCAACCTCCGCAATACCTGGGTACTGCTGACGCAGGGAATCTCGCGCGCGGTGACGGCCATCAATACCCTGCCGGGTATCAACGATCCCAACGTCAAAACGTACGTGGCCGAGGCGTGGGGCATGCGGGCCTATTACAACCTGCTGCTGCTGGACCTTTTCGGGCTGGTGTTTGTCAAAGACGACCCGCAGGGGACGTCCTCGATTCTGCGCGGCGAACAGGCGCTAGAGCATATCAAAAGCGAACTGCTGGCCGTGGAGCCTGACCTGCAGACGAACGTCGGTCCGGGCCGACTGACCAAAGCCGCCGTTTGGGGGCTGCTGGCCCGCCTTCATCTCAATGCCGCCGTGTATCGCGACCGTTACGCCGAGCGCTTTACCTTCCGGCCCGAGGATATGGACAAGGTGGTTGAATACTGCGATAAAATCATCAGCGGCGGTCAGCACCAGTTGTCGCGGGATTATTTCGCCATTTTCAATTCCGACAACAACAGCAACAAGGAGCTGATTTTTGCGGTGGACCAGCGGGCCGAACTCAACGGGCACAATCGGCTGGCTTATTTCTCGCTCTCGGGTGACCAGTTTCCGCTGCCCGCCTTCCCGAACGCCAACGGCACCGACGGCCCGGCCATTACGCCGGACTATTACCGGACCTGGGTGAACGCCTACGCGCCGCAGGACCCGAGTGTGGACCCGCGTTTTCACAAACAGAATCTGGTCATTCCGGCCGATTCCTGCGTTTCGGCGGACGCGTTCAACATGAACCGGGGCATTCTGCGGGGCCAGCAGTACGGGCTGATTCGGGTCAACGGGGCATTTGTGCGCTGCGGAAGCAACTACCGGGTCGGGCGGCTGTTCAACGTGACCCGCAACCGGCCGACGCTTCCGGTCACTTTTACGGAACGGGTGGATTTTACCGTGTCGGGCAGCGACTACAATACGGGCTACCGGGTGCTGAAATATGAATTCAGCAAAAAATCCGTTTCCGGCCGGAACCTGGGCGACGCCGACATTTCCATCCTGCGGCTGGCGGACATTTACCTGATGCGTGCGGAAGCGAAACTGCGGAAAAGCAACGATGCCGCCGGAGCACTGGCCGATGTCAACACGGTCCGGGCCGCGCGAACGGCCTCTACGCCACCGCCCGCCCTGACCAGCATGACCCTCGATCTGCTGTTCCGCGAACGCGGTTTTGAACTGTACTGGGAAATGGTCCGCCGGACGGATATGATCCGTTTCGGAAAATACGAGGAAAGCTGGACCGAAAAATCCGATGCCAACCGGCAGAAGCGGGTGTTTCCGATTCCGCAGACTGCCATCGACGGCGCGTCGAACTTGCCGGGGTATCTGGTCCAGAATCCGGGTTATTAA